AATTTGTTTCCATCGACCACGCGCAACCGCTTCATGGTCATCGGTTGCAACACCATGGGTATCATTGGTGGCTACCTGCACAGCAACCCAGACCTGTACGTGGCCGGCTGCTACTCCTACTGCCAGGGCATCAACAGCACGTCCAACGGTGCGCCGTGCACTAGGAAGGGCTGCTGCGAAACCACCATCACCCCAAACCTCACCAACTTTGCGGCGCTCTTGATCATCAACCAGAGCAGTGTATGGACATTCAACACATGCTTCTACGCTATGCTTGCAGAGGTTGGATGGTACAGCTTCAGTCAACAGGACCTTGTCGGGCGTCTTGGGTTCATCAACAAGAGAGCCAAGAGAGGTGTCCCTGTTATTTCTGACTGGGCCATCAGAAATGGCTCCTGCCCAAAGGATGGAGCAACGGTGCCAATGGGTTATGCATGTGTCAGTTCAAACAGCTATTGTGTGGGTGCAACCAATGGCCCAGGCTACATGTGCAACATCAATCTCTAAATTTGACAATTGGACAACATCAGCAGGAGGACAGCAACAACATCATTTTCTCATGCATTACAGGTTTCCCAATTGATCATTACACTCCAGTAATTTCTTCTGATGCCAATTGTGAGGGTGATGATCTTGTCTGATTGCTATAGTTATTGATCTTaacaaattcttcctgattgAATGTCTCCTGATCAATTTTACAGACTATTGTACCTATAAGCATCGACAAATTCTCCCAATTCTGCATCTGGCGAAAACTGATATGAATTGGGAGCAACGAGGAGTACCTGGCGAGGACCAGGCGGGGGAGCAGCCAGGACCGGGCGGGGGAGCAGCAAGTATCAGGCTGGTCAGTGCAGTGAGCGCTGGCCACCAGactgggcggcggaggaggaggaggaggtggcggcggctagcAGGGCCGGTCCTGGGGCAGGGCGAacggggcggccgccccgggcccccaaaAGTCAGGGGGGCCCTCCCAGGTACATATACGTTTGTACGTACAGGCATGCAGTTCTTCGATTGAAAAAAATTGAAGCCAAGCTGAACGCCTCGCTCAGCCTCTGGTGTGCTAGCCTAAGAAACTAAAAAAGATATGGTGGGCCTGGCCCATGTTTGCACGTACGTGGAGACCGGAGAGGAAAAGGGGTCGTTCGATTCACTAATCACGATTTCTTGTAACTTCGGATCGGTTGTTCATGCCCTTTTGGCTGTTCCGCCATTCCTGTTCGTCTAACCCTCTTTGAATCTGCCTCCTCGTGAACGACGCGATGACTGCAGCAGGTACGTCTCGTCGCGCCCTCTTCCTTCGCATgttcttcttcctttcttttatttctgGTCCTGGTTCCCAACTTGTCGATCGATTGAACATGTTAACAGGGAATTGTTGTTAGGGCGCTCGAATCATTGCGTGCTTGTAGCCACATTAGATTACGGAGAGAAGTTACTATACCATGCCTAGCAGATTATCATTAGCTTTGCGCTAATTTTATAAGCTAATTTGTTCCTTTTAAATTTCAGTAGGGTCATGTCGAGTTCGGGTAGAAATTATGCATCCGGAAGTgataaaagaaaaaggaagaaggagGCAGTTGAGGAGATAGAAGAATTAAGAGGATCTCTTTCTAAATATATTGTAAGAGCGATACAAGCACTCCAAGAAATCCCGACGAGTTGGTAATAGTTATTGCGGGTGACCAAAACTAATTGCAATCAGGAAGATGATGGTCATACTCCAATAGAAGGCAATGTTGACATCAACATGCATTATAGCAATGTGAGTGTCCAAGTGATCATGAGCCCATATTTATTTCTATTGCATATCGGATTTTCTTTACTATGCATGTTACTGAAAGAAAGTTTTTCAAAGTTGAAATTGTTGAAGAACTACCTAAGATCTACAACGTCGCAAGAGAGGTTAAATGGCTTGACAACTTTATGCATTGAGAAaaaattgcttgatgaaattgatatTGATACTATCATTAGTGATTTTGCATCTCATAATGTTAGGAGAATTTTTTTTGAAGGTAATATGTAATACATTATGTGATATGTACAATCATTTTGGACGCACTTAATTATTTTCTTTGACACAATTATATCTTCATATGATGATTAATAATTAGACATTTATATTAAGGGCCCGAGGGGCCCCGAATTGTAGTTTCGCCCTGGGCCCCCGAATTCTCAGGACCGGCCCTGGCGGCTAGGCTGGGGCTGCGGTGATCAAATTGGAGCGGTGGCCACCAGActgggcggaggaggaggaggtggtggagggcggaggaggaggaggaggtggagggcggaggaggaggtggccggacTAGCAGCTGGAGGAGGTGGAGGCCGCAGGTGGCCTGGCGGAGGAAGGCTACGAGGAGGAGCCTG
The sequence above is a segment of the Aegilops tauschii subsp. strangulata cultivar AL8/78 chromosome 6, Aet v6.0, whole genome shotgun sequence genome. Coding sequences within it:
- the LOC109757168 gene encoding wall-associated receptor kinase 3-like encodes the protein MVCVDGLTHRMVCVSGKRSNNPSLLISNGLLNLFPSTTRNRFMVIGCNTMGIIGGYLHSNPDLYVAGCYSYCQGINSTSNGAPCTRKGCCETTITPNLTNFAALLIINQSSVWTFNTCFYAMLAEVGWYSFSQQDLVGRLGFINKRAKRGVPVISDWAIRNGSCPKDGATVPMGYACVSSNSYCVGATNGPGYMCNINL